A single region of the Ictalurus punctatus breed USDA103 chromosome 26, Coco_2.0, whole genome shotgun sequence genome encodes:
- the LOC108258909 gene encoding uncharacterized protein CXorf38 isoform X1: protein MVLEDLFARLNEAGYKNWLKAGYCLLKVKDGLCGFADSEMRYFHNTVIQNNFVLQRRQRCRSSCRPRGNQFESACPLCNEWKREILRHHTKPSGVINWGNCRPWLWPGQHWELAKAFMPRGLADLSRADECDAAALLNLLHFCDHFSFINQSLITEVIRCRNELMHSCEMQVSNEWMARFQKSLEQLLLTLRHVPEVAAAGQQIQEHQHLCGWGFDSHLYLLPGVCMFFPCFRGFLQMLSVDLSLHIPGVDSVDGANMDGVLIESISQCETDLLRESLRDLLNNSELEGNHITLVKLQNVHRFLSSHKDLEEQFRTELQSLRVLEAQQLQGVKPDNAERGL from the exons ATGGTACTCGAAGATTTATTTGCACGTCTTAACGAAGCTGGCTATAAGAACTGGCTAAAAGCAGGTTACTGCCTCCTGAAAGTTAAAGATGGATTGTGCGGATTTGCAGACAGTGAAATGCGATATTTTCACAACACAGTCATCCAAAACAACTTCGTCTTACAAAGAAGACAGAGGTGCAGAAGCAGCTGTAGACCGAGGGGAAATCAG TTTGAGTCTGCTTGTCCTCTCTGTAATGAGTGGAAGAGGGAAATATTGAGACATCACACAAAACCATCTGGTGTTATTAACTGGGGAAACTGCAGGCCCTGGCTGTGGCCTGGTCAACACTGGGAACTGGCGAAG GCTTTCATGCCACGAGGGCTGGCAGATTTATCCAGAGCAGACGAATgtgatgcagcagcactgcTTAACCTCCTTCACTTCTGTGACCATTTCAGCTTCATCAACCAGAGTCTCATTACAGAG GTCATACGCTGTAGGAATGAATTAATGCACTCGTGTGAGATGCAGGTCTCAAATGAGTGGATGGCACGCTTTCAGAAGAGCCTGGAGCAGTTGTTACTAACTCTACGCCACGTCCCTGAAGTGGCTGCAGCAGGTCAACAGATCCAGGAG CACCAGCACCTCtgtggttgggggttcgattcccacctctacCTTCTAcccggagtttgcatgttcttcccatgcttcaggggtttcctccag ATGTTGTCTGTTGATCTGTCATTGCACATCCCTGGGGTGGACAGTGTGGATGGAGCCAATATGGACGGAGTATTGATTGAATCTATCAGCCAGTGCGAGACAGATTTGCTCAGGGAATCTCTGAGAGACCTATTAAACAACAGTGAACTCGAGGGGAATCACATAACTCTG GTGAAACTGCAGAACGTCCATAGATTCCTGAGCAGCCACAAGGATCTCGAAGAGCAGTTCAGGACAGAACTTCAGAGCCTTCGGGTCCTGGAGGCACAACAGCTGCAAGGAGTAAAGCCTGACAATGCAGAAAGAGGACTGTGA
- the pcdh8 gene encoding protocadherin-8, which translates to MEIKKSLLSFSLIVIFAAWTVRGTTTKYYTYEEDAPGTFIGNLSTDLKIDVSEDPHTSFRFMQEGNASLIRMRKSDGLLTVGERIDRESLCGSSSQCVITADVVVFSMEKFHLIHVEIHVRDINDHAPVFPRRETRLEISENAAVDARFPIEVATDLDVGSNYIQSYQLINSSHFGIEVETGEDGKKFAQLVLAQKLDRELEDSYTLQVIARDGGSPPKSGSVTVRVKVLDSNDNSPQFELDTIRVELHEDAPVGFLLLRVQAFDPDHGENGDVRYDLAEDESIEIKSTFEVDPVSGAVILKSSVDFEERQSYELHIRAYDLGANSVPSTCTVTVEIVDVNDNAPEVTIKPMASRSGDMAYITEAAAVESFVALVSVTDRDSGANGYVRASLHGHAHFKLQQAYGDTLMIVTTSVLDREKISEYNLTVIAEDLGSPPFKTFTQYTIRVSDENDNAPSFSKPVFEISVMENKAPGSYVGSLVARDPDEGDNGKVTYKLLENEVGVPVSSFLSVDPASGTIYTTRPLDYEYVKQIEVAIHATDGGSPPLSSMALVKVRVVDENDNTPFFVHPILINGSADIPLPCNAPAGYVVLKLEGHDNDDAMNAELSYTIMEDEAFLFVVNENTGKMALKRDLALLVGDTLHVRVAVSDRGRTPLFHTASLRFVVSDAMPLEEQVVVVLEASQKQNKPNFDASFIIIGLLGAACAILLVAIVAVALSRRNSQRNVGFIRKISGGNFRKTHLPTHSIDSTDSSSLSGGSVTATEQISSSRDESSFSYEDEQSRDSDSKMFRPLLSKDQFEPVSLWQGDRYTLQMSEIGSVDLTSMKDSGKGDSDSNDSDFDSGQAGQKIANTGHQRASSSLYTGVMDGAGVCRTGEVPTHNTSTHVDNSGYTVAYRTLGYGRHPAAANQGPSFRDYSCNTVFSQTKDYPHAPVFHRMGTQPSYYYQHHVHRQLDKQAASPREQVTDIISMPVASF; encoded by the exons atggagattaAGAAGTCGCTGCTAAGTTTTAGTTTAATTGTGATCTTTGCTGCATGGACAGTGAGAGGCACAACAACAAAGTACTACACGTATGAAGAAGACGCACCAGGAACCTTTATTGGAAATCTTTCCACGGATCTGAAGATCGACGTGTCCGAAGACCCTCACACGAGCTTTCGGTTCATGCAAGAGGGCAATGCATCATTAATTCGCATGCGTAAAAGCGACGGGCTGCTCACGGTGGGAGAGCGCATTGACCGGGAGAGTCTGTGCGGCTCCTCCTCGCAATGCGTGATCACCGCGGATGTGGTGGTTTTCTCCATGGAAAAATTCCACCTGATCCATGTCGAAATCCACGTGAGAGACATTAACGACCACGCTCCTGTGTTTCCACGTCGCGAGACCCGGCTCGAGATTTCAGAGAACGCCGCCGTGGACGCGCGCTTTCCCATAGAAGTCGCCACTGACCTGGATGTTGGAAGCAATTACATCCAGAGTTACCAGCTCATCAACAGTAGTCATTTTGGCATTGAGGTGGAAACAGGTGAAGATGGCAAGAAGTTTGCTCAGCTCGTGCTTGCGCAAAAGCTTGATCGGGAGCTCGAAGATTCTTACACACTTCAAGTTATTGCACGTGATGGCGGAAGTCCACCAAAGTCTGGATCAGTGACTGTGCGCGTAAAAGTTTTGGACTCTAATGACAACAGTCCGCAGTTCGAGCTCGACACGATTAGAGTCGAGCTCCACGAAGACGCACCTGTTGGTTTTCTTCTGCTCAGAGTTCAAGCGTTCGACCCTGACCACGGAGAAAATGGGGACGTGCGCTATGACTTGGCAGAAGACGAATCCATCGAGATCAAAAGCACATTCGAAGTCGATCCTGTTAGTGGAGCCGTGATCTTAAAGTCTTCCGTCGACTTCGAAGAGAGACAATCTTACGAGCTGCACATAAGGGCGTATGATCTGGGCGCCAATTCGGTTCCTTCGACGTGCACGGTCACTGTTGAAATCGTGGACGTGAACGACAACGCGCCAGAAGTCACGATTAAGCCGATGGCCTCGAGGAGCGGAGACATGGCGTACATCACGGAGGCAGCGGCGGTGGAAAGTTTCGTAGCGCTCGTGAGCGTCACGGACAGAGACTCTGGCGCAAACGGTTATGTGCGCGCCAGTCTGCACGGGCACGCGCACTTCAAACTCCAGCAGGCGTACGGAGACACCCTCATGATTGTCACCACGTCTGTTTTGGACCGGGAGAAGATTTCTGAATACAACCTTACTGTCATAGCAGAAGATCTCGGCTCACCGCCGTTTAAAACTTTCACCCAGTACACAATCAGAGTGAGTGATGAGAATGATAATGCTCCATCGTTCAGCAAACCTGTCTTTGAAATTTCAGTGATGGAAAACAAAGCACCAGGATCCTACGTGGGTTCTTTGGTAGCTCGTGATCCTGATGAAGGAGACAACGGCAAGGTGACATACAAGCTTCTCGAAAATGAAGTCGGAGTCCCAGTGAGTTCTTTTCTGTCAGTAGACCCAGCTTCTGGGACGATCTACACGACGAGGCCTCTGGACTATGAGTATGTCAAGCAGATCGAAGTGGCCATCCACGCTACAGATGGTGGCTCCCCCCCACTCTCGAGCATGGCTCTGGTCAAAGTCAGGGTTGTGGATGAGAATGACAACACACCTTTCTTTGTTCACCCCATCCTTATTAATGGCTCAGCAGATATACCTTTACCATGCAACGCTCCTGCTGGTTACGTGGTCTTGAAACTGGAAGGCCATGATAATGATGATGCAATGAACGCCGAACTCTCCTATACCATTATGGAAGATGAGGCATTCCTGTTTGTTGTAAATGAAAATACAGGTAAGATGGCACTAAAGCGTGACCTGGCGCTTTTAGTTGGAGACACATTGCACGTCAGAGTGGCAGTAAGCGATCGTGGCCGGACACCTCTTTTTCACACAGCCTCACTCCGCTTTGTGGTTTCGGATGCCATGCCCTTAGAAGAACAAGTGGTGGTGGTACTTGAGGCAAGTCAAAAACAGAACAAGCCTAATTTTGATGCTTCCTTCATCATCATCGGGCTTCTGGGTGCTGCTTGTGCTATATTGCTGGTCGCCATTGTGGCTGTCGCGCTCTCACGCAGGAACTCTCAGAGGAATGTCGGCTTCATCAGGAAAATATCTGGGGGAAACTTCCGAAAAACTCACTTACCAACACACAGCATTGACTCGACAGATTCCAGCAGCCTCTCCGGAGGTAGTGTAACAGCCACTGAGCAGATTTCATCTTCGAGGGATGAATCGTCTTTCTCTTATGAAGATGAACAAAGCAGAGATTCTGACAGTAAG ATGTTTCGACCTCTCCTTTCTAAAGACCAATTTGAGCCAGTTTCCCTTTGGCAAGGAGACAGATACACACTGCAGATGAG TGAAATCGGATCTGTTGATCTGACAAGCATGAAGGACAGCGGCAAAGGAGACAGCGACTCCAATGACAGTGACTTTGACAGCGGACAAGCTGGTCAGAAAATCGCTAACACTGGCCACCAGCGAGCTAGCA GTTCCTTGTATACTGGAGTAATGGATGGAGCTGGAGTATGCAGAACCGGAGAGGTTCCAACACACAATACCAGCACTCATGTGGACAACAGTGGGTACACTGTAGCATACCGGACCCTGGGCTATGGCCGCCATCCAGCTGCCGCCAACCAAGGACCATCCTTCAGAGACTACAGTTGTAATACAGTCTTCAGCCAAACCAAAGACTACCCACATGCCCCTGTGTTTCACAGAATGGGGACACAACCCTCCTATTACTATCAACACCACGTGCACAGACAGTTAGACAAACAAGCTGCATCTCCCAGAGAGCAAGTTACAGACATCATCAGCATGCCTGTAgcatccttttaa
- the LOC108258909 gene encoding uncharacterized protein CXorf38 homolog isoform X2, whose amino-acid sequence MVLEDLFARLNEAGYKNWLKAGYCLLKVKDGLCGFADSEMRYFHNTVIQNNFVLQRRQRCRSSCRPRGNQFESACPLCNEWKREILRHHTKPSGVINWGNCRPWLWPGQHWELAKAFMPRGLADLSRADECDAAALLNLLHFCDHFSFINQSLITEVIRCRNELMHSCEMQVSNEWMARFQKSLEQLLLTLRHVPEVAAAGQQIQEMLSVDLSLHIPGVDSVDGANMDGVLIESISQCETDLLRESLRDLLNNSELEGNHITLVKLQNVHRFLSSHKDLEEQFRTELQSLRVLEAQQLQGVKPDNAERGL is encoded by the exons ATGGTACTCGAAGATTTATTTGCACGTCTTAACGAAGCTGGCTATAAGAACTGGCTAAAAGCAGGTTACTGCCTCCTGAAAGTTAAAGATGGATTGTGCGGATTTGCAGACAGTGAAATGCGATATTTTCACAACACAGTCATCCAAAACAACTTCGTCTTACAAAGAAGACAGAGGTGCAGAAGCAGCTGTAGACCGAGGGGAAATCAG TTTGAGTCTGCTTGTCCTCTCTGTAATGAGTGGAAGAGGGAAATATTGAGACATCACACAAAACCATCTGGTGTTATTAACTGGGGAAACTGCAGGCCCTGGCTGTGGCCTGGTCAACACTGGGAACTGGCGAAG GCTTTCATGCCACGAGGGCTGGCAGATTTATCCAGAGCAGACGAATgtgatgcagcagcactgcTTAACCTCCTTCACTTCTGTGACCATTTCAGCTTCATCAACCAGAGTCTCATTACAGAG GTCATACGCTGTAGGAATGAATTAATGCACTCGTGTGAGATGCAGGTCTCAAATGAGTGGATGGCACGCTTTCAGAAGAGCCTGGAGCAGTTGTTACTAACTCTACGCCACGTCCCTGAAGTGGCTGCAGCAGGTCAACAGATCCAGGAG ATGTTGTCTGTTGATCTGTCATTGCACATCCCTGGGGTGGACAGTGTGGATGGAGCCAATATGGACGGAGTATTGATTGAATCTATCAGCCAGTGCGAGACAGATTTGCTCAGGGAATCTCTGAGAGACCTATTAAACAACAGTGAACTCGAGGGGAATCACATAACTCTG GTGAAACTGCAGAACGTCCATAGATTCCTGAGCAGCCACAAGGATCTCGAAGAGCAGTTCAGGACAGAACTTCAGAGCCTTCGGGTCCTGGAGGCACAACAGCTGCAAGGAGTAAAGCCTGACAATGCAGAAAGAGGACTGTGA